The nucleotide window GCTCGCGCGGTGACGTGCTCCGGGGTGGTCCAGCCGGGCGAGAGGTCTTCGGACGGTTCGGGCGCGCCGTAGACCGTCCGGACCGGGAGCACGCCGGCCCAGGCGGTGTCGGCCTCGACGTCTTCGGGTTCGTCGTCCGGGCCTTCGGCGCGCATCTTCACCGACGCCTCGGCGAGGTCCAGCGCGAGCACCGACACCGCGGCGAACTCCTTGGCGTTGACTTCGCGCGCGTGCTCCCACGAGCCCGGCGCGAGGTGGTCGGTGAGCACCTTGAGGCCGTGCCTCTTCGCGTCGGCGTCGAGGACCGGCGTGGCCTGGCCGAGGATGACGGCGCTGCGGTAGTTCATCGAGTGGTTGTTGACCGAGCGCGAGTAGACGATGCCGTCGAGGAGCGTCACGGTCACGCAGACGTCGAGGCCGTGCGCGGCGGTGCGGAGGCTGGCCGCGCCGGTCGAGCCGTGCAGGTAGAGCGTGTCGCCGTCGCGGCCGTAGCCGGTGGGGAGGACCAGTGGAACGCCGTCGCGGACGACCCCGAGGTGGCAGATCAGGCCTTCGTCCAGGACGGCGTGCAGCGCGGAGCGGTCGGTGACGGCGCGGTGCTTCTTGCGGCCGAGCGTGGTGCGGGGCGTGGTCGACAACATGCGACCAGCGTCTCCCGGTCCAGTGGCCTCGGAAAACGGCCACTTCTCGTACACTTGGGAAGTCCACTTCTCGT belongs to Amycolatopsis tolypomycina and includes:
- a CDS encoding pyridoxamine 5'-phosphate oxidase family protein, with translation MLSTTPRTTLGRKKHRAVTDRSALHAVLDEGLICHLGVVRDGVPLVLPTGYGRDGDTLYLHGSTGAASLRTAAHGLDVCVTVTLLDGIVYSRSVNNHSMNYRSAVILGQATPVLDADAKRHGLKVLTDHLAPGSWEHAREVNAKEFAAVSVLALDLAEASVKMRAEGPDDEPEDVEADTAWAGVLPVRTVYGAPEPSEDLSPGWTTPEHVTARAATAR